Proteins found in one Magnolia sinica isolate HGM2019 chromosome 5, MsV1, whole genome shotgun sequence genomic segment:
- the LOC131246942 gene encoding uncharacterized protein LOC131246942, whose translation MGSLDWPRTFTPLQLPTPLKHSSSVLVKWSKPTPGWVQLNVDGSNLSNPGPSGGGGICRNDRGVFLFAFSVAYVNGSNNLAELCAIHNGMVLCLEKGLDRIVVESDSRLVIDTLSSQSGCPWKWNPWIARINRL comes from the coding sequence ATGGGCAGTCTGGATTGGCCTCGCACGTTTACTCCTTTGCAGTTGCCAACCCCTCTGAAACACTCCTCCTCAGTCCTGGTGAAATGGAGTAAGCCAACCCCTGGTTGGGTCCAATTAAATGTTGATGGCTCCAATTTAAGCAATCCTGGTCCCTCAGGAGGGGGTGGCATATGTAGAAACGATAGAGGAGTTTTTCTATTTGCCTTCTCCGTGGCCTACGTGAATGGATCCAACAATCTGGCGGAGCTCTGTGCCATTCACAATGGGATGGTGTTGTGTCTGGAGAAAGGTTTGGATAGGATCGTTGTCGAGTCAGACTCTCGTCTGGTGATTGATACCCTTTCATCTCAGTCAGGCTGTCCTTGGAAATGGAATCCTTGGATAGCTAGAATTAACCGTTTGTGA
- the LOC131247220 gene encoding putative germin-like protein 2-1, whose translation MATGFLLLTFLAFSFSFAAASDPSPLQDFCVALNNSEVLVNGFVCKDPKEVQADDFFFMGLDKPGNTDNKVGSVVTPVNVAQIPGLNTLGVSLARIDFAPYGLNPPHTHPRATEILTVLEGTLYVGFVTSNTENRFITKTLHKGDVFVFPVGLIHFQFNIGNTNAIAIVGFSSQNPGTITIAKAVFGSNPPISDDVLAKAFQVDKKIVDYLQSQFAMKN comes from the exons ATGGCCACTGGCTTTCTTCTCCTAACATTCCTTGCATTTAGTTTCTCATTTGCCGCTGCATCCGATCCCAGCCCTTTACAGGATTTCTGCGTTGCTTTGAACAACAGCGAAG TGTTGGTGAATGGATTTGTGTGCAAGGACCCAAAGGAAGTTCAAGCTGATGATTTCTTCTTCATGGGACTGGACAAACCAGGCAACACGGATAACAAGGTTGGGTCCGTTGTGACCCCAGTGAATGTAGCCCAGATACCTGGACTCAACACCCTCGGTGTCTCCTTGGCTCGGATAGATTTTGCACCCTATGGTCTCAATCCACCCCACACACACCCGCGGGCCACAGAGATCCTAACAGTATTGGAGGGCACCCTCTACGTCGGATTCGTCACTTCCAACACTGAAAATCGCTTCATAACAAAGACCCTTCATAAAGGCGATGTGTTTGTCTTCCCAGTAGGCCTCATTCACTTCCAGTTTAACATCGGCAacaccaatgccatagccatTGTAGGATTTAGCAGCCAGAACCCTGGAACCATCACCATTGCAAAAGCTGTGTTTGGATCGAATCCGCCCATCTCAGATGATGTTCTTGCCAAGGCATTCCAAGTTGACAAGAAAATAGTTGATTATCTCCAATCGCAGTTTGCAATGAAAAACTAG